A single window of Micrococcaceae bacterium Sec5.1 DNA harbors:
- a CDS encoding DUF4193 domain-containing protein: MATDYDAPRKTEEDVSEDSIEELKTRQSGKQSSAVDVDETDLADGFELPGADLSGEELLIQVMPPQPDEFTCYNCFLVKHRSQIATERDGHLYCTECES; encoded by the coding sequence ATGGCCACGGATTACGATGCCCCTCGAAAGACCGAGGAAGACGTCAGCGAGGACTCGATTGAGGAACTCAAGACGCGCCAGTCGGGGAAGCAATCCTCCGCGGTGGATGTCGATGAGACCGATCTTGCCGATGGCTTCGAGCTCCCGGGAGCAGACCTCTCCGGCGAAGAGCTCCTGATTCAAGTCATGCCACCACAGCCTGACGAATTCACGTGCTACAACTGCTTCCTTGTGAAGCACCGCTCCCAGATTGCCACTGAGAGGGACGGGCACCTGTACTGCACGGAATGCGAGAGCTAG